The sequence TAACCTTCCCACCGGCCCTGCAATCGTCTTCGTTATCTCGGTAATGTTTCTTTTAAGTTTGCCCTTTAAAAAGAGTTAGTACTTGATGTTATAGACGCGCCAGGTAAAGCCAACTTCTCCCATCTTCATAAGAGGGTTTGTCATATTGAGGTTGGTGTCTGCAATTTGTGAAGCCGATGCGTATTCCATGCCGAGGCTTGTCCCAACATCGAATGTCCTCTTGTAGAGGAGCGCATCAAGCCCTGTCCTCTTCTTCAGGAGTCCCAATATGAATATCCTTGCGCTCTTAAATTTCTTACTTTTGAGACGCCTTGTAATTTCCCTGAAAATTATGAGGTCTCTATAGGTATCCGCAATTGAGATTGATTCCCTATGGGGCATAAATTTCTTGAATAGCTTGTCGTCAACTTCCTTTACAACCTCGTTAATATTTGGTATCGTAACCGAAACGCCTATAGGGTTTCCATTTTCCTCAACGATATATATGAGTTCAGGAAGCGCAACCTGTTTGAGAGATGCTGCGATATAGTCAAACTCGTCGTCTTCGAACTTTTCAAACTGCGGGTGCTCTATCGTGTCCCAGGCTGCGTTGTAAATAGTGCGGATTTTTTCAATTTCGTTTTTATAGTCTTTCATATTTGCATCCCTTATTATGATGCCTTCTTGCCTCAGTTTTTCTTCTATGTCGTACCTATTATTAAGAACGCTTGTAACCCTTTCCATATATTTCGATGCCTTCTCCTGATCTACAAGGAAAGAGAACCAGTCGTTTTCTTTTTCGCCATACTGGTCGAAAATATCCTTGTAATATGGAGGGTTATATGGTTCCATTGGCATTGGCGTGTGGTTGAAACCGTCTATTAAAAGTCCTGCTTCACCCGATGCATTAAACCTCATAGGTCCGATAATTTTTGTGCACCCTTCGTTTTTGAGGTCTTTAATTGCTGTATCAAGAAGTTTATAACCTATTTCTTTAGTCTCTGCTTCAAACAGCCCGATTATACCAATGCGTCCCTCGTATTTCTTTTCTTTGTAGTTTCTATCGATAAGGGATGCGATACGACCCAGAGGTATGCCATTTTCCTCGTAAAGATAGTACTGCAAGAAGTCAAGATGTTTGAAGAAGGGATTATACCCTGGCAAAAACTTCTTTAGCCTTATTCTATCGGGATTGAGGTCCTGCAGTTCCTGAAGAAGTAAGGGGAACACCTTTTTTGACTCTGCACTCCTGTACCAGGAAATATGGAAGGGGACTGAAACGAATGCCTTAAGGTCTCTTAAAACTATGTTGAAGTTTGAAACTCTTTCACTTGAATGCGGTTCTTCAATGAGTTTTCTTAACATTTTTCACCTCTCAAAACTCAAATTTTCCAAAAAATACCCGTTCTTTCAAATTATACACAAAATCAATAAACATCAAAATTTATGTTATAATATATATGCTATGGAACTTGACAAGAGAAGGTCTGAAGTATTAAAAGAGGTTGTAAAAGAATATATTGAAACGGGAGAGCCCGTCTCTTCTGAGCGGGTTGCAAAGAGTGTTAATTTTCCTGTTTCTTCTGCAACTGTAAGGAATTATATGGCAGAACTTGACGAGATGGGATTCCTAACACAGGTGCACGCATCCTCTGGAAGGATCCCTACAAGTAAGGGCTTTAGGTATTTCGTAGAGGAAACGCTTAAAGAGAAGAGGAAAATAAGGCTTTCAGAGATAAAGTTGCCTGAGCCTGAGAAGATTAAAAACCTTTCAGAGATACTTTCTCAGATATCAGACCTCATTTCGAAGTACACAAACGAGATATCATTGGTAGTCTCCCCTTGTTATGAGGATGAGAGGTTGAGGTATATCCATTTCTTCCTTGCAACGAATTTGCTTTTCACAGTTATCGTTACGACAACGCAAACAACTGAAGCAATACTTCTTGGGAATTATACAATAGAAGAAGAGGGCTTAAGATACCTTGAAAACTTCCTCAATTCGAAATTACAGGGGAAAACGCTTAAGAGTGCACTTAAAGAACTCCTTGAAAATAAGTTCTACATTGACGAAATTGACCTTAAAGGTAGCGAAATCGTTTCGAAGTTTTACGAGGCTCTTAAAAATGAGTACGATAAAAGAAAAACAAAAGAGATATTCATAAGGGGCATTTCAAACCTTCTTACGACTCAAATTCAGATTGCAGAGGAGAGACTGAAGTTTCTTCTCAATATCCTTGAGGAGAAAGAGGCGCTCGAAAAGATACTTAACGATGTCCCCAAGGAAGAAAAACTGCAACTTGTGATTGGTGAGGAGAACAAACTCCCTGAGTTATGGGACTATAGCCTCATAACGGTGAAGTATTCAATTAAAGAACTCGAAGGGACATTGGGGCTTTTAGGTCCCATCAGGATGGACTACATAAAAGGGATTTTTGTCCTTGAGGAGATTGCAAATAAGCTCGAGCAACTCTCAGAAAAGATTTTAGGATGAAATTTTCTATATTCACTCTTGGCTGCAAGACAAACCAGTACGAATCAGAACTAATGAGGGAATCCCTTATTAAAGAAGGGTTTTCCGAAGTTGATTTCAAGGATTTTGCAGATATTTACATTGTTAACTCGTGCGTTGTTACGGAAAAAGCAGAGCGTGAGACCCGTAAGGCATTAAACGAGGCTTTAAGGAAAAATCCTGATGCTAAGGTAATCCTTACTGGTTGTTATGTTAACCTGCATAACGAGGCGCGTATTGGAAAAGTCTATTTTTATAGAGGTGCAAGGAGTAAGATCGGGGAGTTCATAAAAAATGGCGAGGAGATAAAGGGAAAAGAGGAAGAGCGAATTCAGAGTTTTCTTGAAAGGTCCCGTGCCTTCGTAAAGATAGAGGAAGGGTGCAACAACTTCTGCACCTATTGTATTGTGCCTTTTGTAAGGGGGCACGAGATAAAGAGTAAGAAAAAAGAATTAGTCCTGGATGAAGTTAAAAGGCTTGTTGATAACGGCTTTAAGGAGATAGTGCTCACCGGAACGGAAATTGGAAAGTATGGCGAGGACCTTGGGATAACAATTGTTGATCTTATAAGAGACTTGAAGAAGGTCGATGGGTTAAAGAGGCTCAGGATCTCATCCATCCATCCAAAGCATGTAAGCGATGCGCTTATCGATGAGTTCAAGGAGCCTTACGCACTCCAACCCCACCTCCACATATCGCTTCAGTCGGGGGATAATGAAATACTCAAAAGGATGAATAGAGGCTACACGAGAGAGGATTTCTTAAAGATTGTTATGAAGTTAAGGGATATTGACCCAGATTTTTCGATCTC is a genomic window of Caldisericum sp. containing:
- the hrcA gene encoding heat-inducible transcription repressor HrcA, giving the protein MELDKRRSEVLKEVVKEYIETGEPVSSERVAKSVNFPVSSATVRNYMAELDEMGFLTQVHASSGRIPTSKGFRYFVEETLKEKRKIRLSEIKLPEPEKIKNLSEILSQISDLISKYTNEISLVVSPCYEDERLRYIHFFLATNLLFTVIVTTTQTTEAILLGNYTIEEEGLRYLENFLNSKLQGKTLKSALKELLENKFYIDEIDLKGSEIVSKFYEALKNEYDKRKTKEIFIRGISNLLTTQIQIAEERLKFLLNILEEKEALEKILNDVPKEEKLQLVIGEENKLPELWDYSLITVKYSIKELEGTLGLLGPIRMDYIKGIFVLEEIANKLEQLSEKILG
- the mtaB gene encoding tRNA (N(6)-L-threonylcarbamoyladenosine(37)-C(2))-methylthiotransferase MtaB, giving the protein MKFSIFTLGCKTNQYESELMRESLIKEGFSEVDFKDFADIYIVNSCVVTEKAERETRKALNEALRKNPDAKVILTGCYVNLHNEARIGKVYFYRGARSKIGEFIKNGEEIKGKEEERIQSFLERSRAFVKIEEGCNNFCTYCIVPFVRGHEIKSKKKELVLDEVKRLVDNGFKEIVLTGTEIGKYGEDLGITIVDLIRDLKKVDGLKRLRISSIHPKHVSDALIDEFKEPYALQPHLHISLQSGDNEILKRMNRGYTREDFLKIVMKLRDIDPDFSISTDIIVGFPFETEDAFLNSLSIIREANFSKVHVFRYSKRPFTPAYYFKESVPEITKTVRSERVREFANAIAKEFKERFIGRVVPVLVEEEINGNLTGFTPHYLKVEFKGNAPINSIAMVKVLSVSPEVMYGELVSFA